The window TGGAACACTTCGATCGTCACTGGCAGCCGCTTCGCGAGTACAACCACGACAACCCCGCCGACGGTTTTCGCCCTTACGGCACCACGCCCGGCCATGGTTTCGAATGGGCGCGGCTGCTGTTGCACCTTGAGGCTGCACGGGTGCAGATTGGCATGTTGACCCCGGGCTGGCTGGCCCAGGATGCGCAGAAACTTTTTGACCAGAACTGCCGCCACGGTTGGGAGGTCGACGGCGCCCCAGGCCTTGTCTACACCCTGGACTGGGACAATCGCGCGGTAGTTCGCCATCGCCTGCATTGGGTGCATGCCGAAGCAGCGGCCGCTGCCAGTGCCTTGCTCAAACGCACCGACGAGGCGCAATACGAAGCCTGGTACCGGCGGTTCTGGGAGTTCTGTGACAAACATTTCATCGACCGTTGCAATGGCAGCTGGCACCACGAGCTCGATCCGCAAAACCGCCCCAGCGCCGACATCTGGCCGGGCAAGCCGGACCTGTATCACGCCTGGCAGGCCGTGCTGATCCCGCGTTTGCCCCTCGCCCCCAGCATGGCGACGGCGTTGGCGAAACTCTCCAGTCCCACACCTGTGTAACCATACCGTGACATTTACGCGTCCCTTCGTTACCTGCGAAGGGATTTCTCCTGTTTAGAATCCATGCAGCGCAAGCACCAGACTTGCATGCATAACAACAAGAAAGGTACTTCTAGATGAATGCGATTTCTCGCCTCGCTACTGTCATTTCTCTTGCTTCCCTGCTTCCCGTCGCAGCATTCCCTGTCAGCGCCCTTGCCGCCGAATCCAAAGGCAGCGTGGAAGTCGTTCACTGGTGGACGTCCGGTGGCGAAAAAGCCGCGGTCGATGTGCTCAAGGCCCAGGTAGAGAAAGACGGCTTTACCTGGAAGGATGGCGCTGTTGCCGGTGGTGGCGGCTCAACTGCCATGACCGTGCTCAAGAGTCGTGCCGTGGCCGGTAACCCACCGGGTGTGGCCCAGATCAAAGGCCCGGACATCCAGGAGTGGGCGTCTACCGGACTGCTCGACACCGACGTCCTGAAAGACGTTGCCAAAGAAGAGAAGTGGGACAGCCTGCTCGACAAGAAAGTCTCCGATACCGTGAAGTACGAAGGTGACTACGTTGCCGTGCCGGTGAACATCCACCGCGTCAACTGGCTGTGGATCAACCCGGAAGTCTTCAAGAAAGCCGGCATCACCAAAAACCCCACCACCCTCGAAGAATTCTACGCCGCCGGCGACAAGCTCAAGGCAGCAGGCTTCATTGCGCTGGCCCACGGCGGCCAGCCTTGGCAGGACAGCACGGTGTTCGAAGCCGTGGTGCTCTCGGTCATGGGCGTCGATGGCTACAAGAAAGCCCTGGTCGATCTGGACAACAAGGCCCTGACCGGTCCGGACATGGTCAAGGCGTTGACCGAGCTCAAGAAAGTCGCGACCTACATGGACGTGGACGGCAAGGGGCAGGACTGGAACCTGGAAGCGGCCAAGGTCATCAACGGCAAGGCCGGCATGCAGATCATGGGTGACTGGGCCAAGAGCGAATGGACCGCTGCGAAGAAAGTCGCCGGCAAGGACTACGAGTGCGTAGCTTTCCCGGGGACCGACAAGGCCTTCACCTACAACATCGACTCCCTGGCGGTGTTCAAGCAGAAAGACGAAGGCACCGCGGCCGGTCAGAAGGACATCGCCAAGGTCGTGCTGGGTGAGAACTTCCAGAAAGTCTTCAGCATCAACAAGGGTTCGATCCCGGTGCGCAACGACATGCTGGCCGACATGGCCAAGTACGGTTTCGATTCCTGCGCCCAGACCGCTGCCAAGGACTTCCTGGCGGACGCCAAGTCCGGCGGCCTGCAGCCGAGCATGGCGCACAACATGGCGACCACGTTGGCAGTACAGGGCGCGTTCTTTGACGTGGTGACCAACTTCATCAACGACCCGAAAGCCGACCCAGCCGACGCCGCCAAGAAACTTGGCGCAGCGGTTCAGTCTGCCAAGTAACCGTTAGCACCGCGACCCCCTGTGGGAGCGAGCCTGTGGGAGCAAAGCTTGCTCGCGATGAACGATAACGCGGTCATTCGAAAGACCGTAGCGCTTTCATCGCGAGCAAGCTCAGCTCCCACACAAGCCCGCTCCCACAAGGGATGCGAGTAGTCTTTTTCTCAAGTACTGGATCTTCCCATGAGTTCTGTTGCTGTGTTCAGCAAGGCCTCGCCGTTCGATGCATTGCAGCGCTGGCTCCCAAAACTGGTGCTGGCGCCGAGCATGTTCATCGTTCTGGTGGGCTTCTACGGTTATATCTTGTGGACGTTTGTTCTGTCGTTCACCACCTCGACCTTTCTGCCGAACTACAAGTGGGCGGGCCTGGCGCAATACGCGCGGCTGTGGGACAACGACCGCTGGTGGGTGGCGAGCAAGAACCTGGCGCTCTTTGGCGGCATGTTCATCGGCATCACCCTGGTGATCGGCGTGCTGCTGGCGGTGTTTCTTGACCAGCGCATTCGTCGTGAAGGTTTCATCCGCACCATTTACCTGTATCCGATGGCGCTCTCGATGATCGTCACCGGTACGGCCTGGAAGTGGTTGCTCAACCCAGGCATGGGCCTGGACAAATTGTTGCGTGACTGGGGCTGGGAAGGTTTTCGCCTGGACTGGCTGATCGACCCGGACCGTGTGGTGTATTGCCTGGTGATCGCCGCAGTGTGGCAGGCCTCGGGTTTCATCATGGCGATGTTCCTGGCCGGCCTGCGTGGGGTGGATCAATCGATCATCCGGGCTGCGCAGATCGATGGCGCGAGCATGCCGCGCATCTACTGGAAAGTGGTGCTGCCGAGCCTGCGTCCGGTGTTCTTCAGCGCCGTAATGATCCTGGCGCACATCGCGATCAAGAGCTTTGACCTGGTGGCGGCGATGACAGCCGGCGGCCCGGGTTACTCCTCTGACCTGCCTGCCATGTTCATGTACTCCTTCACATTCAGTCGCGGCCAGATGGGCATGGGCTCGGCCAGTGCGATTCTGATGCTCGGTGCGATTCTCGCAATCATCGTGCCTTACCTGTACTCCGAGCTGAGGACCAAGCGTCATGACTAGTCTCGCTGCCAAACCTTCCATCAGCCTGAGTCGCATCGCGATCTACGCGGTACTGATCCTTGCCGTATTGCTTTACCTGGTGCCGCTGGTAGTCATGCTGTTGACCAGCTTCAAGACCCCGGAAGACATCAGCACCGGCAACCTGCTGAGCTGGCCGACCGTGGTCACCGGCATCGGCTGGGTCAAGGCCTGGGCCACGGTTGACGGGTATTTCTGGAACTCGATCAAGATCACCGTCCCGGCGGTGCTGATCTCCACCGCGATCGGTGCATTGAACGGCTACGTGTTGTCGATGTGGCGCTTTCGCGGTTCGCAGTTGTTCTTCGGCCTGTTGTTGTTCGGGTGCTTCCTGCCGTTCCAGACCGTCCTGCTGCCGGCTTCGTTCACGCTCGGCAAGATGGGCCTGGCCAGTACCACCACGGGGCTGGTGTTCATACATGTGGTCTACGGCCTGGCGTTCACCACGCTGTTTTTCCGTAACTACTACGTGAGCATTCCCGATGCGCTGGTGAAAGCGGCGCGACTGGACGGTGCGGGTTTCTTCACCATCTTCCGGCGGATCATCCTGCCGATGTCCACCCCGATCATCATGGTCTGCCTGATCTGGCAGTTCACCCAGATCTGGAACGACTTCCTGTTCGGCGTGGTGTTCTCCAGCGGCGATTCGCAGCCCATCACGGTGGCGCTGAACAACTTGGTCAACACCAGTACCGGGGCCAAGGAATACAACGTTGATATGGCGGCGGCGATGATCGCCGGGCTGCCGACCCTGCTGGTCTATGTAGTGGCAGGCAAGTATTTCGTGCGCGGTCTGACGGCCGGCGCAGTCAAGGGGTAATCATGGCAACGCTCGAACTTCGCAATGTAAACAAGACCTATGGTGCCGGCCTGCCGGACACCCTGAAGAACATCGAGTTGTCGATCAAGGACGGTGAGTTCCTGATCCTCGTCGGCCCTTCGGGCTGCGGCAAGTCGACGCTGATGAACTGCATCGCCGGCCTTGAAACCATTACCGGCGGCGCGATCATGATCGGTGACCAGGATGTCAGCGGCATGAGTCCGAAGGATCGCGACATCGCCATGGTGTTCCAGTCCTACGCGCTGTACCCGACCATGAGCGTGCGGGAGAACATCGAGTTCGGTCTGAAGATTCGCAAGATGAGCCAGCCGGCCATCGACGAAGAAGTCACCCGCGTGGCCAAGCTGTTGCAGATCGAACACCTGCTCAACCGCAAGCCCGGCCAGCTTTCCGGCGGCCAACAACAGCGCGTGGCCATGGGCCGGGCGCTGGCGCGGCGGCCGAAGATCTACCTGTTCGACGAACCGCTGTCCAACCTCGACGCCAAGCTGCGGGTCGAGATGCGTACCGAAATGAAACTGATGCACCAGCGCCTGAAGACCACCACGGTCTACGTCACCCACGACCAGATCGAAGCCATGACCCTGGGCGACAAAGTGGCGGTGATGAAGGACGGCATCATCCAGCAGTTCGGCACGCCGAAAGACATCTACACCAACCCGGCCAACCTGTTCGTGGCGAGCTTCATCGGTTCGCCACCGATGAACTTCATCCCCCTGCGCCTGCAACGCAAGGACGGCCGTCTGCTGGCCTTGCTCGACAGCGGCCAGGCTCGTTGTGAGCTGCCGATGGGCATGCAGGATGCGGGTCTGGAAGACCGTGAAGTGATCCTCGGCCTGCGCCCGGAACAGATCATGCTGGCGGGCAACGAGCCCAATGGTTTGCCGACCATTCGCGCCGAAGTCCAGGTCACCGAACCCACCGGACCGGACACGCTGGTGTTCGTCAACCTGAACGACACCAAGGTCTGCTGCCGCCTGGCGCCGGACGTGGCGCCGCAGGTGGGGGAGACCCTGACGCTGCAATTCGATCCTTCGAAAGTGCTGCTGTTCGACGCCAAGTCCGGCGAACGCCTGGGCGTGGCCGGCCAAGTGCAGACAGATGCCCGGACCGCAAACGTAGCGCAGTTCAAAGGCCGATGAAGAACAAATGGGGGAGGGGGCTTTGCTCCCAAACAAGCTCTCTCCCACCAGGGAGTATGCGGTGAGTGGGGGACCATTCGCCGCAATCGTTGTAAACCGCGTTAGATAAAAACAGTTAATAACAATAAAGACGAGGATGTAGGGATGAAGAAGAACAACAACGCCCGGCGTGTCTGCCAATTGTCCGCTGTTGCGGCGATGATGCTGGCCGGTAGTGCGCACGCGGCCGAGGCTTTCAGCGCCGATTCGCAGTGGATGACGGGCGACTGGGGTGGCGAGCGGACCAGGCTGATCGAGCAAGGTATCGATATCAAGGCTGATTTCGTCGGTGAGATGGGGGCCAATCTCGACGGCGGTTACAACGATGACAAGACTGCGCGTTGGTCCCAGCAGTTTGGCTTGGGTGTAGCCCTCGACCTGGAGAAACTGGCAGGTTGGGGTGATACCACGGCCAAGATTCAATTCACTCGCCGTGACGGTCGCAACATCTCCAACGACCGTATCGGTGATCCACGTGCCGGCACCCTCAGCTCTTCCCAGGAAGTCTGGGGCCGTGGGCAAACCACCCGTCTGACGCAGTTGTGGATCAAGCAGCAGTATTTCGACAGTAAGCTGGATGTCAAAGCCGGTTATTACGGGGTCGGTGAAGATTTCAACAGTTTCCCGTGCGAGTTCCAGAACCTGGCGTTCTGCGGTTCGCAAGCGGGTAACTGGGCAACCGGCATCTGGTACAACTGGCCGATCATGCAGGCGGCGATTCGCGTCAAGTACAACCTCACGCCCGAACTCTATGCGCAGATCGGTGCTTACAACCAGAACCCTTCGCAGCTGGAAAACGGAAACCGCTACAAGCTCAGCGGCAGTGGCACCAAGGGCACGCTCATTCCGGTCGAGTTGGTCTGGTCGCCCAAGCTCAATGGCCTGCCAGGCGAATACCGTGTCGGTTACTACAAAAGTACGGCCAAGGCTGACGACGTGCGCGAAGACGACAATGGCCAGGATGCCGCGACAACCGGTAACGCCTACCGCAGCCACAGCAGCAAGGATGGCTACTGGTTCGTGGTGCAGCAACAGCTCACCACCCACAACGGTGATGCATCGCGCGGTCTGAACATTGCGGCCAACGCCACCTTCCATGACAAGGAAACCAACGTCGTCGACAACTACCAGTCGCTGATGTTCGTGTACAAGGGGCCGTTCAATGCGCGTCCTAAAGATGACGTCGGGATTGGTTTCTCCCGCATCCATGTCAACGAAGATGTGAAGAAAAACGCCGAGCT is drawn from Pseudomonas rhizophila and contains these coding sequences:
- a CDS encoding carbohydrate ABC transporter permease, which translates into the protein MSSVAVFSKASPFDALQRWLPKLVLAPSMFIVLVGFYGYILWTFVLSFTTSTFLPNYKWAGLAQYARLWDNDRWWVASKNLALFGGMFIGITLVIGVLLAVFLDQRIRREGFIRTIYLYPMALSMIVTGTAWKWLLNPGMGLDKLLRDWGWEGFRLDWLIDPDRVVYCLVIAAVWQASGFIMAMFLAGLRGVDQSIIRAAQIDGASMPRIYWKVVLPSLRPVFFSAVMILAHIAIKSFDLVAAMTAGGPGYSSDLPAMFMYSFTFSRGQMGMGSASAILMLGAILAIIVPYLYSELRTKRHD
- a CDS encoding ABC transporter ATP-binding protein, with the translated sequence MATLELRNVNKTYGAGLPDTLKNIELSIKDGEFLILVGPSGCGKSTLMNCIAGLETITGGAIMIGDQDVSGMSPKDRDIAMVFQSYALYPTMSVRENIEFGLKIRKMSQPAIDEEVTRVAKLLQIEHLLNRKPGQLSGGQQQRVAMGRALARRPKIYLFDEPLSNLDAKLRVEMRTEMKLMHQRLKTTTVYVTHDQIEAMTLGDKVAVMKDGIIQQFGTPKDIYTNPANLFVASFIGSPPMNFIPLRLQRKDGRLLALLDSGQARCELPMGMQDAGLEDREVILGLRPEQIMLAGNEPNGLPTIRAEVQVTEPTGPDTLVFVNLNDTKVCCRLAPDVAPQVGETLTLQFDPSKVLLFDAKSGERLGVAGQVQTDARTANVAQFKGR
- a CDS encoding ABC transporter substrate-binding protein, with protein sequence MNAISRLATVISLASLLPVAAFPVSALAAESKGSVEVVHWWTSGGEKAAVDVLKAQVEKDGFTWKDGAVAGGGGSTAMTVLKSRAVAGNPPGVAQIKGPDIQEWASTGLLDTDVLKDVAKEEKWDSLLDKKVSDTVKYEGDYVAVPVNIHRVNWLWINPEVFKKAGITKNPTTLEEFYAAGDKLKAAGFIALAHGGQPWQDSTVFEAVVLSVMGVDGYKKALVDLDNKALTGPDMVKALTELKKVATYMDVDGKGQDWNLEAAKVINGKAGMQIMGDWAKSEWTAAKKVAGKDYECVAFPGTDKAFTYNIDSLAVFKQKDEGTAAGQKDIAKVVLGENFQKVFSINKGSIPVRNDMLADMAKYGFDSCAQTAAKDFLADAKSGGLQPSMAHNMATTLAVQGAFFDVVTNFINDPKADPADAAKKLGAAVQSAK
- a CDS encoding carbohydrate ABC transporter permease encodes the protein MTSLAAKPSISLSRIAIYAVLILAVLLYLVPLVVMLLTSFKTPEDISTGNLLSWPTVVTGIGWVKAWATVDGYFWNSIKITVPAVLISTAIGALNGYVLSMWRFRGSQLFFGLLLFGCFLPFQTVLLPASFTLGKMGLASTTTGLVFIHVVYGLAFTTLFFRNYYVSIPDALVKAARLDGAGFFTIFRRIILPMSTPIIMVCLIWQFTQIWNDFLFGVVFSSGDSQPITVALNNLVNTSTGAKEYNVDMAAAMIAGLPTLLVYVVAGKYFVRGLTAGAVKG
- a CDS encoding carbohydrate porin; this translates as MKKNNNARRVCQLSAVAAMMLAGSAHAAEAFSADSQWMTGDWGGERTRLIEQGIDIKADFVGEMGANLDGGYNDDKTARWSQQFGLGVALDLEKLAGWGDTTAKIQFTRRDGRNISNDRIGDPRAGTLSSSQEVWGRGQTTRLTQLWIKQQYFDSKLDVKAGYYGVGEDFNSFPCEFQNLAFCGSQAGNWATGIWYNWPIMQAAIRVKYNLTPELYAQIGAYNQNPSQLENGNRYKLSGSGTKGTLIPVELVWSPKLNGLPGEYRVGYYKSTAKADDVREDDNGQDAATTGNAYRSHSSKDGYWFVVQQQLTTHNGDASRGLNIAANATFHDKETNVVDNYQSLMFVYKGPFNARPKDDVGIGFSRIHVNEDVKKNAELVNAANGVSDYDDPLFSPLRGTEYNYEINYGFHVTNWLTVRPNLQYITHPGGVNEVDDALVAGLKIQSVF